A single region of the Marmota flaviventris isolate mMarFla1 chromosome 10, mMarFla1.hap1, whole genome shotgun sequence genome encodes:
- the LOC114082802 gene encoding PRAME family member 12-like: MQTPEDEQRTPPTLQELAGRSLLKDKSRAILALEDLPIQLFPPLFMEAFNQRHTEVLKKMVQAWPFTCLPLGALMNTLQLGMIRVALDGLDMLAAQQDRPRRWKLQVLDLRKVHGNFWRMWSGAAVDACSPGVMKERQTVKASPDTGPTLPLKVLVNLCLQQRPLNAFLSFLFHWVDERKGLIQLCCKKLQMSSLPICTIEKILERLDLDFIQQLDVQCFWRLSTLATFATYWGQMSNLRKLFFSHVYVSAYASQEERDQLMDDITSQFAKMDSLRRLYMDGVFLLEGRLCQVLRLLKTPLETLSITNCQLSDPDWNDMSGSPNLDQLIHLTLWGSKLTSFSPEPLVILLENAAATLETLNLQDCGITNSQLQAILPVLSCCSQLRVLSFSGNDISMSVLSNLLLHTSRLTRLSLEKYPAPLESYDAQGAIHPGRLFQLIDELMATLRDVREPKNVLFYTKPCHRCGNWFIYNLPSSPCRCWLPA, encoded by the exons ATGCAGACTCCAGAGGATGAGCAGCGGACCCCACCCACACTCCAGGAGCTGGCAGGGCGCAGCCTCCTGAAGGACAAGTCCAGGGCCATCCTAGCTCTGGAGGACCTGCCCATACAGCTCTTCCCACCACTCTTCATGGAGGCCTTCAACCAGAGACACACTGAGGTCCTGAAGAAAATGGTGCAGGCCTGGCCCTTCACCTGCCTGCCCCTGGGGGCCCTGATGAATACGCTACAGCTGGGGATGATCCGAGTGGCACTGGATGGGCTGGACATGCTGGCTGCCCAGCAGGATCGCCCCAG gaggtggaaactgcaggTGCTGGATTTGCGGAAGGTTCATGGGAACTTCTGGAGGATGTGGTCTGGAGCCGCGGTCGATGCCTGCTCACCAGGAGTCATGAAGGAGAGGCAAACAGTGAAGGCCTCTCCAGACACAGGGCCCACTCTGCCCTTGAAGGTGTTAGTAAACCTGTGCTTACAGCAAAGACCCCTGAATgcattcctctccttcctctttcactGGGTGGATGAGAGGAAGGGTCTGATACAGCTGTGCTGCAAGAAGCTACAGATGAGCTCTTTGCCCATCTGTACCATCGAGAAAATCTTGGAGAGGTTGGATCTGGACTTTATCCAGCAGTTGGATGTGCAGTGTTTCTGGAGACTGTCCACCTTGGCTACTTTTGCTACCTATTGGGGTCAGATGAGCAACCTGAGGAAGCTCTTCTTCTCCCACGTCTATGTGTCTGCCTATGCTTCCCAGGAGGAGAGAGATCAGTTGATGGATGACATTACCTCACAGTTTGCCAAGATGGACAGCCTCAGGAGGCTGTACATGGATGGTGTCTTCCTCCTAGAAGGCCGTCTGTGCCAGGTGCTCAG GCTCCTGAAGACCCCCCTGGAGACCCTCTCAATAACCAACTGCCAGCTCTCAGATCCAGACTGGAATGATATGTCGGGGTCTCCAAACCTCGACCAGCTAATACATCTGACGCTGTGGGGCAGCAAATTGACGAGTTTCAGTCCTGAACCCCTCGTAATTCTGCTAGAGAATGCTGCAGCCACCCTTGAGACCCTAAACTTGCAGGACTGTGGGATCACCAACTCCCAGCTCCAGGCCATcctccctgtcctgagctgctgctcCCAGCTCAGGGTCTTGAGCTTCAGTGGGAATGACATCTCCATGTCGGTCCTGAGCAACCTGCTGCTTCACACTTCCAGGCTGACCCGGTTGAGCCTAGAGAAGtaccctgcccctctggagagcTATGATGCCCAGGGTGCCATCCACCCAGGGAGACTTTTCCAACTCATCGATGAGCTGATGGCGACACTGAGGGATGTGAGAGAGCCAAAGAACGTCCTTTTCTATACTAAACCCTGCCATAGATGTGGCAACTGGTTTATCTATAACCTGCCCTCCAGTCCGTGTCGCTGTTGGCTGCCTGCCTAG
- the LOC139707360 gene encoding PRAME family member 12-like codes for MRHPVYHSQSSLVTVAHVATTAAAASLGIEPKFNKMSFQTIPTLQKLVIQNVLCEKDLPIPNLEYLPRVLILQLCKEGIMGGHKEMLKKMVLSCPLACLHVDYLVKTGDLTALRTLLYGLSSLIFNKVHPRKWKLKAIDFRMNQACPNQWSRAPLGACSQEATSPKEREKCSQRAAKPSLKIFIEFCPDTVFPRLLFILTEWVMKARRVARIYCKKLQVDGCYSEYTIRRTVSFYYVQELEIQFQLRKVNKLRELYVNNVFFLCGMLHKILLSRTPLKTLSLRDCPLKEKDLKHLSLCPSTDQLKCLDLSSFSMKDMSPEPLRVLLEKVAHTLETLVLEFCEITESQLNAISPALGHCSQLKTFSFCGNQIPLTALKNLLSHTASLPLEQAKYPAPLEIFDEILGDSWTEINPMKFDQVQNELIQLMKDIRPVHDIQIYSYNCILHFKRTDFIA; via the exons ATGCGCCACCCTGTCTACCACAGCCAGTCTTCCCTGGTGACTGTAGCCCACGTTGccaccactgctgctgctgcttctttagggattgaacccaa ATTCAACAAGATGAGCTTCCAGACCATACCCACACTCCAGAAACTGGTGATACAGAACGTACTATGCGAAAAGGACTTGCCCATCCCCAATCTGGAGTACCTGCCCAGGGTGCTCATCCTGCAGTTGTGCAAGGAGGGTATAATGGGGGGTCACAAGGAGATGCTAAAGAAGATGGTGCTGTCCTGCCCCTTGGCCTGTCTGCATGTGGACTACCTGGTGAAGACAGGAGATCTGACGGCCTTAAGAACTCTACTGTATGGGCTAAGCTCGCTGATTTTCAACAAGGTTCACCCCAG GAAATGGAAACTGAAAGCAATCGATTTTCGAATGAATCAGGCCTGCCCCAATCAGTGGTCCAGAGCCCCACTGGGTGCCTGCTCACAAGAGGCCACGTCtccaaaggaaagagagaaatgcaGCCAAAGAGCAGCGAAGCCAAGCTTGAAGATCTTCATAGAATTCTGTCCGGACACAGTCTTCCCAAGATTACTTTTCATCCTCACTGAGTGGGTGATGAAAGCAAGGAGGGTGGCCCGTATATACTGCAAGAAGCTCCAGGTCGATGGTTGCTACTCAGAGTATACAATCCGGAGGACTGTGTCCTTTTACTACGTGCAGGAACTGGAG ATACAGTTTCAACTGCGGAAGGTGAACAAACTCCGCGAGCTCTACGTGAACAACGTCTTCTTCCTCTGTGGAATGCTGCACAAAATCCTCCT GAGTCGGACCCCCTTGAAAACACTCTCGCTGAGAGATTGTCCGCTCAAGGAGAAGGATTTAAAGCATCTGTCCCTGTGTCCGAGCACTGATCAACTGAAGTGTCTGGATCTCAGCTCTTTTTCCATGAAAGATATGAGTCCTGAGCCCCTCCGGGTCCTGCTGGAGAAGGTGGCACACACCCTTGAGACCCTGGTCTTAGAGTTTTGTGAGATAACAGAGTCCCAGCTAAATGCCATCTCACCAGCCCTGGGTCACTGTTCCCAGCTCAAAACCTTCAGTTTCTGTGGGAACCAAATCCCCCTGACTGCTCTTAAGAACCTGCTGAGCCACACCGCTAGCCTGCCGCTGGAACAAGCGAAGtaccctgcccctctggagaTCTTTGACGAAATCCTCGGGGATTCTTGGACTGAGATCAACCCCATGAAATTTGACCAGGTTCAGAATGAGCTAATTCAGCTGATGAAGGACATCAGGCCTGTCCATGACATCCAGATTTATTCTTACAATTGTATTCTTCACTTCAAACGTACAGATTTTATTGCCTGA